From Triticum aestivum cultivar Chinese Spring chromosome 4A, IWGSC CS RefSeq v2.1, whole genome shotgun sequence, a single genomic window includes:
- the LOC123088296 gene encoding pentatricopeptide repeat-containing protein At5g16420, mitochondrial: MPMRRALDLTRAAMPPRRCPAAPPPARAFSAAAPSAKTTVQLAHLAHLPSSLPPPSHCTVTPPVQPWPRRLTPRSFTRLLLRLPTPQLAVLAFRHALFRATPPLPPSIPVFAAVLSRLAGAPPDLLPPVLSALRAARLPAFSDRAFLPLLRALPPLPSLRLFLSLPSFNSHPSVRSFNALLHSLVAARRLRLAAALFRAAPTKLYITPDLVSCNILLKGLVGVRGLDAALKVLDEMPGLGIVPDVVTYTTVLSAYCAKEDLKGAQKLFDDIIAGGRVPDVTMYTVLIDGYCRTGKTQDAARIMDEMEAAGVQPNEVTYSVVIEACCKEGKSAEACNLMREMLGAGHTPDTPLAAKVVDVLCQDGKADEAHQMWKWMVKKNVPPDNTITNTLIYWLCKSGMVREARKLFDELEKGYKPSLLTYNSLISGLCENGELQEAGQVWDDMVERRYEPNAVTYEAFIKGFCKIGKPDEGAAVFTEMVTKGCTPSKVLYQVLVDSLSEPIHDDIVGKIVQTAALSGGDFLDGDSWEIFIRRVLDTKSDTWNKHLNSVLDTEP, encoded by the coding sequence ATGCCGATGCGGCGCGCTCTCGACCTCAcccgcgccgccatgccgccgcggcGCTGCCCGGCGGCGCCGCCTCCCGCCCGCGCCTTCTCCGCGGCTGCGCCGTCCGCCAAAACCACCGTGCAGCTCGCCCACCTCGCGCACCTCCCGTCCTCCCTCCCGCCGCCGTCCCACTGCACCGTCACCCCGCCCGTCCAGCCCTGGCCGCGCCGCCTCACCCCCCGGAGCTtcacccgcctcctcctccgcctcccgacCCCGCAGCTCGCCGTGCTCGCCTTCCGCCACGCGCTCTTCCGCGCCACGCCCCCGCTGCCCCCCTCCATCCCCGTCTTCGCCGCGGTGCTCTCCCGCCTCGCCGGCGCGCCCCCGGACCTCCTGCCGCCGGTCCTCTCCGCGCtccgcgccgcccgcctcccgGCCTTCTCCGACCGCGCCTTCCTGCCCCTCCTCCGCGCGTTGCCGCCGCTGCCCTCCCtccgcctcttcctctccctcccgtcCTTCAACTCCCACCCCTCCGTGCGCTCCTTCAACGCCCTCCTCCACTCCctcgtcgccgcgcgccgcctccgcctcgccgccgccctctTCCGCGCCGCGCCCACCAAGCTCTACATCACGCCCGACCTCGTCTCCTGCAACATCCTGCTCAAGGGGCTCGTCGGGGTGCGCGGCCTCGATGCTGCCCTCAAGGTACTCGATGAAATGCCTGGGTTGGGGATCGTCCCTGATGTGGTCACCTACACGACGGTCCTCTCCGCGTACTGTGCCAAGGAGGATCTCAAGGGCGCGCAGAAGCTATTCGATGATATAATTGCCGGTGGGCGTGTGCCAGATGTTACGATGTACACGGTGCTCATCGATGGGTACTGCCGGACCGGGAAGACACAGGATGCAGCTAGGATTATGGACGAGATGGAGGCCGCTGGGGTGCAGCCTAATGAGGTTACGTATTCAGTCGTGATTGAGGCATGCTGTAAGGAGGGAAAATCTGCCGAGGCGTGCAATCTAATGCGCGAGATGCTTGGGGCAGGACACACACCAGACACACCACTGGCTGCTAAGGTGGTCGATGTGCTGTGCCAGGACGGAAAAGCAGACGAAGCGCACCAAATGTGGAAATGGATGGTGAAGAAGAACGTCCCACCAGATAACACAATCACGAACACACTGATCTACTGGTTATGCAAGAGTGGCATGGTTCGGGAGGCAAGGAAGCTGTTTGATGAGCTCGAGAAGGGGTACAAGCCAAGCCTACTAACTTATAACTCGCTTATTTCTGGATTATGTGAAAATGGGGAATTACAGGAGGCTGGGCAGGTGTGGGATGACATGGTTGAACGGAGATACGAGCCAAATGCCGTGACTTACGAGGCCTTTATCAAGGGATTTTGCAAAATTGGGAAGCCAGATGAAGGAGCCGCAGTATTTACTGAGATGGTGACCAAAGGGTGCACCCCAAGCAAGGTTCTTTACCAAGTTTTGGTCGATAGCCTTTCTGAGCCAATACACGACGATATTGTTGGCAAAATTGTTCAAACTGCTGCCTTAAGTGGTGGGGATTTCTTGGATGGTGATTCTTGGGAGATCTTTATCAGGAGAGTGTTAGATACTAAGAGTGATACTTGGAACAAGCATCTCAATTCAGTACTAGATACAGAACCATGA
- the LOC123088295 gene encoding oligopeptide transporter 7 isoform X2, whose protein sequence is MASSSQSHREAEEEEEHEELRHRGNGDGITSPLLPSTSRSSPEPDDEEEEPSENSPIEQVALTVPVGDDPDTPVLTFRMWVLGMASCAVLSFLNQFFWYRKEPLTITAISAQIAVVPLGRLMAAALPERAFFRGRAYEFTLNPGPFNVKEHVLITIFANAGAGTVYAIHVVTAVRVFYGKDLTFLVSLLVVLTTQVLGFGWAGIFRRYLVEPAAMWWPSNLVQVSLFRALHEKEVRSKGGFTRSQFFLVAFVCSFVYYIFPGYLFQMLTSLSWICWVFPNSVFAQQLGSGLYGLGIGSIGLDWASVSSYLGSPLASPWFATANVAAGFFIIMYVITPIAYWFNFYKARNFPIFSDGLFTESGQKYNITSIVDAQFHFDTKAYEKNGPLYLSTFFAVTYGVGFASLTATIVHVLLFHGSEIWQLSKSAFQEKRVDVHTKLMRRYKQVPEWWFICILTVNIAVTVFACEYYIEQLQLPWWGVLLACAIAFFFTLPIGIITATTNQTPGLNIITEYIMGYLYPGRPVANMCFKVYGYISMSQALTFLQDFKLGHYMKIPPRTMFMAQVVGTLIAAFVYLGTAWWLMDSIPNICDTELLPAGSPWTCPGDHVFYDASVIWGLISPRRIFGDLGTYSAVNWFFLGGAIAPLLVWFAHKAFPGQNWILLINMPVLIGSTGQMPPATAVNYITWIFVGFLSGYVVYRYRRDWWERHNYLLSGALDAGLAFMAVLIYLCLGLENISLNWWGNDLDGCPLASCPTAKGIFVEGCPVYT, encoded by the exons TGCCGTCGACgtcgcggagctcgccggagcccgacgatgaggaggaggaaccGTCGGAGAACTCGCCGATCGAGCAGGTGGCGCTGACGGTCCCCGTGGGCGACGACCCGGACACGCCCGTCCTCACCTTCCGGATGTGGGTCCTCGGCATGGCGTCCTGCGCCGTGCTCTCCTTCCTCAACCAGTTCTTCTGGTACCGCAAGGAGCCGCTCACCATCACGGCCATCTCGGCGCAGATCGCCGTCGTGCCGCTCGGCCGGCTCATGGCGGCGGCGCTCCCCGAGCGCGCCTTCTTCCGCGGCAGGGCGTACGAGTTCACCCTCAACCCGGGGCCGTTCAACGTGAAGGAGCACGTGCTGATCACCATCTTCGCCAACGCCGGCGCCGGCACCGTCTACGCCATCCACGTCGTCACCGCCGTCCGCGTCTTCTACGGCAAGGACCTCACCTTCCTCGTGTCCCTCCTCGTGGTGCTCACCACGCAGGTGCTCGGGTTCGGGTGGGCGGGGATTTTCCGGCGGTACCTCGTGGAGCCGGCGGCCATGTGGTGGCCCTCCAACCTCGTGCAGGTCTCCCTCTTCAG GGCGCTCCACGAGAAGGAGGTGCGGAGCAAAGGCGGCTTCACGCGCAGCCAGTTCTTCCTGGTGGCCTTCGTCTGCAGCTTCGTCTACTACATCTTCCCTGGCTACCTGTTCCAGATGCTCACCTCACTCTCCTGGATCTGCTGGGTCTTCCCCAACTCCGTGTTCGCCCAGCAGCTCGGCTCGGGCCTCTACGGTCTCGGCATCGGCTCCATCGGCCTCGACTGGGCCTCCGTCTCCTCCTACCTCGGGAGCCCCCTCGCCAGCCCCTGGTTCGCCACCGCCAACGTCGCTGCAGGATTCTTCATCATCATGTACGTGATCACGCCCATCGCGTACTGGTTCAACTTCTacaaggcccggaacttccccatcTTCTCCGATGGGCTGTTCACCGAGTCCGGGCAGAAGTACAACATCACGAGCATCGTGGACGCCCAGTTCCATTTTGACACGAAGGCCTATGAAAAGAATGGTCCACTGTACCTCAGCACCTTCTTTGCAGTCACGTATGGTGTTGGTTTTGCATCCCTTACCGCAACGATCGTCCATGTCCTCCTCTTCCATGGAAG CGAAATTTGGCAGTTAAGTAAATCAGCTTTTCAAGAGAAGAGGGTGGATGTACATACAAAGCTTATGAGGAGATATAAGCAGGTGCCCGAGTGGTGGTTCATCTGCATCCTTACTGTTAATATTGCTGTAACTGTATTTGCTTGTGAATACTACATCGAGCAACTCCAGCTGCCCTGGTGGGGCGTACTGCTGGCATGTGCCATTGCCTTTTTCTTTACCCTCCCAATTGGAATTATCACAGCAACTACGAACCAG ACTCCGGGGTTGAACATCATAACAGAGTACATCATGGGGTACTTGTACCCTGGACGGCCCGTCGCGAATATGTGCTTCAAGGTTTACGGCTACATCAGCATGAGCCAAGCTCTGACGTTTCTACAAGATTTTAAGCTGGGCCACTACATGAAGATTCCCCCAAGGACCATGTTCATGGCTCAG GTGGTGGGAACTCTGATTGCGGCATTTGTGTACCTTGGAACGGCatggtggctgatggactcaatcCCCAACATCTGCGACACCGAGCTCCTCCCAGCAGGCAGCCCTTGGACCTGCCCTGGCGATCATGTGTTCTACGACGCATCAGTCATATGGGGTCTCATCAGCCCACGCAGAATATTCGGGGACTTAGGAACTTACTCGGCGGTGAACTGGTTCTTCTTGGGGGGAGCCATTGCCCCACTCCTCGTCTGGTTTGCGCACAAGGCATTCCCAGGCCAGAACTGGATCTTGCTTATCAACATGCCCGTGTTGATTGGTTCCACTGGCCAGATGCCACCGGCCACGGCAGTCAACTACAtcacatggatatttgttgggttTTTGTCAGGCTATGTGGTCTATAGATACCGACGTGACTGGTGGGAGCGACACAATTATCTGCTTTCAGGTGCACTAGATGCTGGCCTGGCATTCATGGCCGTGTTAATTTACCTGTGCCTGGGCTTGGAGAACATCAGTTTGAACTGGTGGGGCAATGACTTGGATGGATGCCCCCTGGCTTCTTGCCCCACTGCTAAAGGTATATTTGTTGAGGGTTGCCCAGTGTATACGTGA
- the LOC123083331 gene encoding uncharacterized protein produces the protein MAPVADDALDGGDEKSIFRCLDAARYVVAAAVTVLVVTVIVYAISVVLRPAELYLGVVGGSVSVVGGDKPSSRPFRAVVNGDNLTFSLTVRAINPSGRVTIYYTGIVAKLKSNMSSDSFLTLNLPRVALGPQSSVDITVAISTFMIVPEQGYYFKLLANGTSLDDAMILLTGTRTVEIYSSKYKPKETVVYYCSPIAIGGGEDKDDDSTAAVDVRCTDQNQPASI, from the coding sequence ATGGCGCCGGTGGCAGACGATGCCCTCGACGGCGGCGACGAGAAATCAATCTTCCGGTGCCTCGACGCGGCACGCTACGTGGTGGCCGCGGCGGTGACCGTCCTCGTCGTGACGGTCATCGTGTACGCCATCTCCGTGGTGCTCCGCCCAGCGGAGCTCTATCTCGGGGTCGTGGGAGGCTCCGTCTCCGTCGTGGGAGGCGACAAGCCGTCGTCCCGGCCTTTCAGAGCCGTGGTCAACGGCGACAACCTCACCTTCTCGCTGACCGTCCGGGCCATCAACCCCAGCGGCCGCGTCACCATCTACTACACCGGCATCGTCGCCAAGCTCAAGAGCAACATGTCGTCGGACTCTTTCCTCACCCTCAATTTGCCCCGCGTGGCCTTGGGGCCGCAGTCGAGTGTGGACATCACCGTTGCGATTAGTACGTTCATGATTGTTCCTGAGCAAGGGTACTATTTCAAGCTGTTGGCCAACGGCACCAGCCTCGACGACGCCATGATTTTGCTCACCGGCACCCGCACCGTCGAGATTTACTCCAGCAAGTACAAGCCCAAGGAGACTGTCGTCTACTACTGCTCGCCCATCGCCATCGGCGGCGGTGAGGACAAGGACGACGACAGTACGGCTGCAGTCGACGTGCGGTGCACCGATCAGAATCAGCCGGCCAGCATCTAG
- the LOC123088295 gene encoding oligopeptide transporter 7 isoform X1: MASSSQPHREEEEEDQEGELRHCGHGDGITSPLLPSTSRSSPEPDDEEEEPSENSPIEQVALTVPVGDDPDTPVLTFRMWVLGMASCAVLSFLNQFFWYRKEPLTITAISAQIAVVPLGRLMAAALPERAFFRGRAYEFTLNPGPFNVKEHVLITIFANAGAGTVYAIHVVTAVRVFYGKDLTFLVSLLVVLTTQVLGFGWAGIFRRYLVEPAAMWWPSNLVQVSLFRALHEKEVRSKGGFTRSQFFLVAFVCSFVYYIFPGYLFQMLTSLSWICWVFPNSVFAQQLGSGLYGLGIGSIGLDWASVSSYLGSPLASPWFATANVAAGFFIIMYVITPIAYWFNFYKARNFPIFSDGLFTESGQKYNITSIVDAQFHFDTKAYEKNGPLYLSTFFAVTYGVGFASLTATIVHVLLFHGSEIWQLSKSAFQEKRVDVHTKLMRRYKQVPEWWFICILTVNIAVTVFACEYYIEQLQLPWWGVLLACAIAFFFTLPIGIITATTNQTPGLNIITEYIMGYLYPGRPVANMCFKVYGYISMSQALTFLQDFKLGHYMKIPPRTMFMAQVVGTLIAAFVYLGTAWWLMDSIPNICDTELLPAGSPWTCPGDHVFYDASVIWGLISPRRIFGDLGTYSAVNWFFLGGAIAPLLVWFAHKAFPGQNWILLINMPVLIGSTGQMPPATAVNYITWIFVGFLSGYVVYRYRRDWWERHNYLLSGALDAGLAFMAVLIYLCLGLENISLNWWGNDLDGCPLASCPTAKGIFVEGCPVYT; this comes from the exons ATGGCGTCCTCCTCCCAACCCCAccgagaagaagaggaggaggaccaggagggGGAGCTCCGGCACTGCGGCCATGGCGACGGCATCACCTCCCCGCTCC TGCCGTCGACgtcgcggagctcgccggagcccgacgatgaggaggaggaaccGTCGGAGAACTCGCCGATCGAGCAGGTGGCGCTGACGGTCCCCGTGGGCGACGACCCGGACACGCCCGTCCTCACCTTCCGGATGTGGGTCCTCGGCATGGCGTCCTGCGCCGTGCTCTCCTTCCTCAACCAGTTCTTCTGGTACCGCAAGGAGCCGCTCACCATCACGGCCATCTCGGCGCAGATCGCCGTCGTGCCGCTCGGCCGGCTCATGGCGGCGGCGCTCCCCGAGCGCGCCTTCTTCCGCGGCAGGGCGTACGAGTTCACCCTCAACCCGGGGCCGTTCAACGTGAAGGAGCACGTGCTGATCACCATCTTCGCCAACGCCGGCGCCGGCACCGTCTACGCCATCCACGTCGTCACCGCCGTCCGCGTCTTCTACGGCAAGGACCTCACCTTCCTCGTGTCCCTCCTCGTGGTGCTCACCACGCAGGTGCTCGGGTTCGGGTGGGCGGGGATTTTCCGGCGGTACCTCGTGGAGCCGGCGGCCATGTGGTGGCCCTCCAACCTCGTGCAGGTCTCCCTCTTCAG GGCGCTCCACGAGAAGGAGGTGCGGAGCAAAGGCGGCTTCACGCGCAGCCAGTTCTTCCTGGTGGCCTTCGTCTGCAGCTTCGTCTACTACATCTTCCCTGGCTACCTGTTCCAGATGCTCACCTCACTCTCCTGGATCTGCTGGGTCTTCCCCAACTCCGTGTTCGCCCAGCAGCTCGGCTCGGGCCTCTACGGTCTCGGCATCGGCTCCATCGGCCTCGACTGGGCCTCCGTCTCCTCCTACCTCGGGAGCCCCCTCGCCAGCCCCTGGTTCGCCACCGCCAACGTCGCTGCAGGATTCTTCATCATCATGTACGTGATCACGCCCATCGCGTACTGGTTCAACTTCTacaaggcccggaacttccccatcTTCTCCGATGGGCTGTTCACCGAGTCCGGGCAGAAGTACAACATCACGAGCATCGTGGACGCCCAGTTCCATTTTGACACGAAGGCCTATGAAAAGAATGGTCCACTGTACCTCAGCACCTTCTTTGCAGTCACGTATGGTGTTGGTTTTGCATCCCTTACCGCAACGATCGTCCATGTCCTCCTCTTCCATGGAAG CGAAATTTGGCAGTTAAGTAAATCAGCTTTTCAAGAGAAGAGGGTGGATGTACATACAAAGCTTATGAGGAGATATAAGCAGGTGCCCGAGTGGTGGTTCATCTGCATCCTTACTGTTAATATTGCTGTAACTGTATTTGCTTGTGAATACTACATCGAGCAACTCCAGCTGCCCTGGTGGGGCGTACTGCTGGCATGTGCCATTGCCTTTTTCTTTACCCTCCCAATTGGAATTATCACAGCAACTACGAACCAG ACTCCGGGGTTGAACATCATAACAGAGTACATCATGGGGTACTTGTACCCTGGACGGCCCGTCGCGAATATGTGCTTCAAGGTTTACGGCTACATCAGCATGAGCCAAGCTCTGACGTTTCTACAAGATTTTAAGCTGGGCCACTACATGAAGATTCCCCCAAGGACCATGTTCATGGCTCAG GTGGTGGGAACTCTGATTGCGGCATTTGTGTACCTTGGAACGGCatggtggctgatggactcaatcCCCAACATCTGCGACACCGAGCTCCTCCCAGCAGGCAGCCCTTGGACCTGCCCTGGCGATCATGTGTTCTACGACGCATCAGTCATATGGGGTCTCATCAGCCCACGCAGAATATTCGGGGACTTAGGAACTTACTCGGCGGTGAACTGGTTCTTCTTGGGGGGAGCCATTGCCCCACTCCTCGTCTGGTTTGCGCACAAGGCATTCCCAGGCCAGAACTGGATCTTGCTTATCAACATGCCCGTGTTGATTGGTTCCACTGGCCAGATGCCACCGGCCACGGCAGTCAACTACAtcacatggatatttgttgggttTTTGTCAGGCTATGTGGTCTATAGATACCGACGTGACTGGTGGGAGCGACACAATTATCTGCTTTCAGGTGCACTAGATGCTGGCCTGGCATTCATGGCCGTGTTAATTTACCTGTGCCTGGGCTTGGAGAACATCAGTTTGAACTGGTGGGGCAATGACTTGGATGGATGCCCCCTGGCTTCTTGCCCCACTGCTAAAGGTATATTTGTTGAGGGTTGCCCAGTGTATACGTGA